A stretch of Gammaproteobacteria bacterium DNA encodes these proteins:
- a CDS encoding VWA domain-containing protein, protein MSAARRILVWSLLLLASFALHLLLTREAGRGLELTAGSARERATDRAIELAVIAPEERPELRFDPPLELEPPLMLLAASAATPPPSAVNLAMRAAAGAGSELPLPALAPGAGPPVQGLGTAGFGSGIGNGLSNSSNRFAAYVQGLRDSGLDVVFVIDATGSMDWVIDEVRRRVGDIADATRTLVPLTRFGVVAYRDHDDPEFVVRQQTLTFSLAKLARFIDTLEAKGGGSWQEAVYAGLDVAVNRAGWRPGAKRVVLLIGDAPPHENELGGTIALARELQRSGGQLSALDVSNDSNPALIEASLGRAVNRALYRDRPMMQFESIAEAGGGSAATMDGDIHITRQLVTLIMGGQFSTEMRLLLEGL, encoded by the coding sequence ATGAGCGCGGCGCGACGAATCCTCGTGTGGTCACTGTTGCTGCTGGCCTCGTTCGCGTTGCATCTGCTGTTGACGCGCGAAGCCGGGCGCGGGCTGGAACTCACCGCCGGGAGCGCGCGCGAACGCGCCACCGATCGTGCGATCGAGCTGGCTGTCATCGCCCCAGAAGAGCGCCCGGAGCTGCGTTTCGATCCGCCGCTGGAACTCGAGCCACCGCTGATGTTGCTGGCGGCGAGCGCTGCCACGCCACCCCCGTCGGCAGTCAATCTCGCGATGCGCGCCGCGGCAGGTGCCGGCAGCGAGCTGCCGTTGCCGGCGCTGGCACCCGGGGCCGGCCCGCCGGTTCAGGGACTGGGCACGGCCGGCTTCGGCAGCGGCATCGGCAATGGGCTCAGCAATTCCAGCAATCGCTTCGCGGCCTATGTGCAGGGGCTTCGCGACAGCGGGCTCGACGTGGTGTTCGTGATCGATGCGACGGGCTCGATGGACTGGGTCATAGACGAGGTGCGACGGCGCGTGGGCGACATCGCCGATGCCACCCGCACCCTGGTACCGCTGACCCGTTTCGGCGTGGTGGCGTATCGCGACCATGATGATCCGGAGTTCGTGGTGCGCCAGCAAACGCTGACCTTCAGCCTCGCGAAGCTGGCTCGCTTCATCGATACCCTGGAGGCGAAGGGCGGCGGAAGCTGGCAGGAGGCGGTTTATGCGGGCCTGGATGTGGCGGTCAATCGCGCCGGCTGGCGTCCGGGTGCGAAACGCGTGGTGCTGCTCATCGGCGATGCGCCGCCGCATGAAAACGAGCTTGGCGGTACGATTGCCCTGGCGCGCGAGCTGCAGCGTTCGGGTGGTCAGCTCTCGGCACTCGACGTCAGCAACGACTCCAATCCCGCGCTGATCGAGGCGAGCCTCGGGCGGGCGGTGAATCGCGCGCTGTATCGCGATCGCCCCATGATGCAGTTCGAATCGATCGCCGAGGCCGGCGGTGGCAGTGCCGCGACGATGGACGGCGATATCCATATCACGCGCCAGCTGGTTACGCTGATCATGGGCGGGCAGTTCTCGACCGAGATGCGCCTGCTGCTGGAGGGGCTGTGA